In Primulina eburnea isolate SZY01 chromosome 3, ASM2296580v1, whole genome shotgun sequence, one DNA window encodes the following:
- the LOC140826169 gene encoding protein SODIUM POTASSIUM ROOT DEFECTIVE 2-like, which yields MDEGSSSSFSSHIQPGSSPAIDRYNPIIRDSRRNARSIPPFSTSQQTITPKTPKNQLKKKNKKIPSIENGDQAKIKMTCADSTIISDGNSSGGVIRESRSHIKTADFITPPSSTRYLLSNDRVRFNSLSDFDPNLNLFTGETSKSEAVKTDEPYDVNPPTLSCPADQVVVLKVSLHCRGCERKMRKHISRMEGVTSFDIDFAAKKVTVAGKVTPLSVLSSISKVKNAQLWPPTISSSIQTPLSFSNSAVKKGYKEAAAA from the exons ATGGACGAaggctcttcttcttctttctcGTCCCATATTCAGCCCGGTAGTAGCCCAGCGATAGACAGATACAATCCCATAATCAGAGATTCAAGAAGAAATGCTAGATCAATCCCTCCTTTTAGTACTTCTCAGCAAACTATAACCCCAAAAACTCCCAAGAATCAACTCAAGAAAAAGAATAAGAAAATCCCTTCAATCGAAAATGGCGATCAAGCCAAGATCAAGATGACATGTGCCGATAGTACTATTATAAGTGATGGAAACTCTAGTGGTGGCGTTATAAGGGAGAGTCGGAGCCATATCAAGACTGCAGATTTTATCACTCCTCCAAGTTCTACTAGATACTTGCTGAGTAACGACAGGGTTCGATTCAACTCTTTATCGGATTTCGACCCGAATCTGAATCTGTTTACTGGTGAAACTTCAAAGTCTGAGGCTGTGAAAACAGATGAACCGTATGATGTGAATCCGCCAACTTTGTCTTGCCCTGCAGACCAGGTTGTTGTTTTGAAAGTGTCGTTGCATTGCAGAGGATGTGAAAGAAAAATGAGAAAACATATCTCAAGAATGGAAG GAGTTACATCTTTTGACATAGATTTTGCAGCAAAGAAGGTGACAGTGGCCGGAAAAGTGACCCCGTTGAGCGTTCTTTCGAGCATATCTAAGGTGAAAAACGCCCAACTATGGCCTCCCACGATATCATCTTCCATCCAAACGCCACTCAGTTTCAGTAACTCGGCAGTCAAGAAAGGCTACAAAGAAGCAGCTGCAGCATAG